A stretch of Gallus gallus isolate bGalGal1 chromosome 2, bGalGal1.mat.broiler.GRCg7b, whole genome shotgun sequence DNA encodes these proteins:
- the SLC6A19 gene encoding sodium-dependent neutral amino acid transporter B(0)AT1 produces MVKLQLPNPGLEDRIPSHTELEVLEKEEADSRPKWDNKAQYMLTCVGFCVGLGNVWRFPYLCQSHGGGAFMIPFLILLILEGIPLLHLEFAIGQRLRRGSVGVWSSIHPTLKGVGIAAMCVSFLVSLYYNTIIAWVMWYFFNSFQEPLPWSTCPLIDNRTDYIEECAKSSPVDYFWYRETLNTSTSIEDSGTIQWWLLLCLTCAWGILYVCTIRGIETTGKAVYITSTLPYLVLTIFLIRGLTLKGSVNGIVFLFTPNVAELANPVTWLDAGAQVFYSFSLAFGGLISFSSYNPVHNNCEKDAVIISVINGFTSIYAATVIYSIIGFRATERYDDCFDKNILTLINAFDLPEGNVTQDNFEQMQQLCNMTDPVTFASLNFETCDLKSFLSEGVEGTGLAFIVFTEAITKMPVSPLWSILFFIMLFCLGLSSMFGNVEGVLVPLQDLKVVPPKWPKELITGIVCAGSYLIAFIFVLRSGNYWLALFDSFAGSIPLLIIAFCEMFSVVYIYGIDRFNKDIEFMIGHKPNIFWQVTWRVISPLIMLVIFLFYFVVKVNEELLYSVWNPKYEEFPKPQKIGYPGWVYAIIVIIAGVPSLIIPVFAIYKAIRNCCQKRRDRTGLISSISETSVNGNLKNSA; encoded by the exons CCAGACCTAAATGGGACAACAAGGCTCAGTATATGCTGACATGCGTAGGGTTTTGTGTTGGCTTAGGAAACGTGTGGCGCTTTCCGTATCTCTGCCAGAGCCATGGAGGAG GAGCCTTCATGATCCCTTTCCTGATTTTGTTGATTCTGGAGGGTATCCCCCTGCTTCATCTTGAGTTTGCCATTGGCCAAAGGCTGAGGAGAGGCAGTGTAGGAGTCTGGAGTTCCATTCACCCTACCCTGAAAGGTGTTG gcATAGCAGCAATGTGTGTATCTTTCTTGGTGAGTTTGTATTACAATACTATCATTGCCTGGGTAATGTGGTATTTCTTCAACTCCTTCCAAGAGCCCCTGCCTTGGAGTACCTGTCCTCTCATTGACAACAGAACAG ATTACATAGAAGAATGTGCCAAGAGCTCTCCCGTGGATTATTTCTGGTACAGAGAAACATTAAACACCTCCACTTCTATTGAAGATTCAGGCACTATACAGTGGTGGCTTCTGTTATGTTTAACATGCGCATGGGGCATACTGTATGTGTGCACAATCAGAGGCATTGAAACAACAGGAAAG GCCGTGTACATAACGTCGACTCTTCCATACCTTGTGCTTACCATTTTTCTAATCCGTGGCTTGACGCTGAAGGGATCTGTCAATGGAATTGTGTTTCTCTTCACTCCAAAC GTTGCTGAGCTGGCTAACCCAGTGACATGGCTGGATGCGGGTGCACAGGTGTTTTACTCTTTCTCCCTGGCCTTTGGAGGCCTCATTTCATTCTCCAGTTACAACCCTGTTCA CAATAACTGCGAGAAAGACGCTGTGATTATCTCCGTGATTAATGGTTTCACATCCATCTACGCAGCGACTGTCATATACTCCATCATTGGATTCAGAGCCACAGAAAGATATGATGACTGTTTTGACAA aaatattcttaCCTTGATAAATGCATTTGATTTGCCAGAGGGCAATGTAACCCAAGATAACTTTgagcaaatgcagcagctgtgcaacaTGACTGATCCTGTCACTTTTGCAAGCCTTAATTTTGAAACCTGTGATCTGAAAAGTTTCTTAAGTGAG GGAGTTGAAGGAACCGGCTTAGCCTTTATTGTCTTCACTGAAGCTATCACCAAGATGCCCGTCTCACCTTTGTGGTCCATCCTCTTCTTCATCATGCTCTTCTGCCTGGGTTTGTCATCTATGTTTGGAAATGTAGAAGGTGTGCTTGTACCTTTACAAGATCTCAAAGTTGTACCCCCTAAATGGCCTAAGGAACTCATTACAG gtATCGTCTGCGCAGGGTCTTATTTGATCGCTTTCATTTTTGTCCTGAGGTCTGGCAATTACTGGCTTGCTCTGTTCGACAGTTTTGCTGGCTCCATTCCTTTGCTAATAATTGCCTTCTGTGAGATGTTTTCAGTTGTCTACATTTATGGAATAGACAG GTTTAACAAGGATATTGAGTTCATGATTGGACACAAGCCCAATATATTCTGGCAGGTTACCTGGAGAGTTATCAGTCCTCTCATTATGTtagttattttcttattttattttgtggtgAAAGTCAATGAAGAACTGCTCTACAGTGTTTGGAACCCTAAATAC GAGGAATTCCCAAAACCACAGAAGATTGGATATCCTGGCTGGGTCTATGCTATTATTGTAATCATCGCTGGTGTGCCTAGTTTGATCATCCCTGTCTTCGCCATCTACAAAGCCATCAGAAATTGCTGTCAGAAGAGAAGGGATCGTACAGGCCTTATAAGCTCAATATCTGAGACTTCTGTTAATGGCAACTTAAAGAATTCAGCATAA